In Candidatus Contubernalis alkalaceticus, the following proteins share a genomic window:
- a CDS encoding SOS response-associated peptidase has translation MCGRYKQGAALHALMKRYLISKELQKEYTPLNEVFPSQVVPAVVEQGERELQLFKWGFTVGFKKGLVINARGETVDTKPLFKQAFLKGRCLIPAEGFFEWKKDGQSSEKHFITLADGSIFSMAGIYNRFKDSSGIEYEAFVIITTASNNQVVNIHNRMPVILSRQEEELWLNPELEDVGLLKSLLKPYEGEEIELKVLKC, from the coding sequence ATGTGTGGAAGGTATAAGCAGGGAGCTGCCCTGCATGCACTGATGAAAAGGTACTTGATCAGCAAAGAATTACAAAAGGAATATACTCCGTTAAATGAAGTGTTCCCTTCCCAAGTTGTCCCTGCAGTGGTTGAGCAGGGGGAGAGGGAGCTGCAATTGTTCAAATGGGGTTTTACTGTGGGCTTTAAGAAGGGCCTGGTCATAAATGCCCGAGGGGAGACGGTTGATACTAAACCTCTTTTTAAACAGGCTTTTTTAAAAGGAAGATGCCTGATTCCAGCAGAGGGTTTCTTCGAATGGAAAAAGGATGGCCAGAGTAGTGAAAAGCATTTTATTACCCTGGCGGATGGTTCTATTTTTTCCATGGCCGGTATTTATAACCGGTTTAAGGACAGCAGTGGAATTGAATATGAGGCATTTGTGATTATCACCACCGCCTCCAATAATCAGGTGGTCAATATTCACAACCGTATGCCGGTAATTCTTTCTCGGCAGGAGGAAGAATTGTGGCTGAACCCGGAGTTAGAGGATGTAGGCCTTTTGAAAAGCTTGTTGAAACCCTATGAGGGAGAAGAGATTGAATTGAAAGTATTAAAATGTTAA
- a CDS encoding DUF4321 domain-containing protein, with protein sequence MAKVKQSAILLVVLLVIGLLLGSILGDILSKLGVPYIFESTQIRWSPSGDFSILVWDINILLRINLASVLGLALVFYIYRKL encoded by the coding sequence GTGGCAAAGGTAAAACAATCAGCCATTTTATTGGTGGTTCTTTTAGTAATTGGTTTATTGCTGGGGAGTATTCTAGGGGATATATTATCAAAACTAGGGGTGCCGTATATTTTTGAATCCACACAAATCCGCTGGAGCCCTTCGGGGGATTTTTCCATTTTGGTCTGGGATATTAATATACTTTTGAGAATTAACTTGGCCAGTGTGTTGGGCCTTGCTTTGGTTTTTTATATATACCGGAAGTTATAG
- a CDS encoding MATE family efflux transporter: MNEHSEMLAKERIGKLLYKLSAPAMVGMLVQAMYNIVDTIFVGRAVGFMGIAGLTIVFPIQILIMAFAQTIGIGGSSIISRSLGAGNLEKANKTFGNIVSLVIMVSIVVMLLGGLFIEPVLKVFGATESILPYAAEYLGIILFGTFFFVFAVSCNNVARAEGNAKVAMYTMLISAGLNVILDPIFIFGFNMGIRGAALATVISQASMSIYLIYYFLSGNSTLVLRLKNLKIIPDIFKETMTIGASSFARQASASIMVVIINNSLAFYGGDLTIAVFGVINRLLMFAFMPMFGVVQGLQPILGFNYGAGQPDRVRSSIQLSILVTTGMSVFAFLAFMLFPEHLIRLFSTEQELIEMGTQAIRIICLAFPVLGYQLIGAGIYQALGKPLPAMVLSLSRQVLFFIPMVLLLPLFFDLQGVWVAFPAADILAFTVTFFLVRGEMRLLKNEMILNGQWKERQDVT; this comes from the coding sequence ATGAATGAACATAGTGAAATGCTGGCAAAAGAAAGAATAGGAAAACTGCTTTATAAACTGTCTGCTCCGGCCATGGTGGGGATGCTGGTTCAGGCTATGTATAATATTGTAGATACTATTTTTGTAGGAAGAGCCGTGGGTTTTATGGGGATTGCCGGGTTGACTATCGTTTTTCCCATTCAGATTTTAATCATGGCTTTTGCACAGACTATCGGAATCGGTGGATCATCTATCATTTCCAGAAGCCTGGGAGCAGGAAACTTAGAGAAGGCCAATAAAACCTTTGGGAACATAGTTTCTCTGGTAATAATGGTGAGCATAGTAGTGATGCTCCTGGGAGGTTTGTTTATTGAGCCGGTCCTAAAGGTTTTTGGGGCCACGGAGTCTATTTTACCTTACGCCGCGGAGTATTTAGGTATTATTCTTTTTGGAACTTTCTTTTTTGTCTTTGCGGTGTCCTGCAACAACGTGGCCCGGGCAGAAGGGAATGCCAAAGTGGCTATGTATACCATGTTGATTTCTGCCGGCTTGAACGTTATCTTAGACCCGATATTTATTTTTGGTTTTAACATGGGAATTCGGGGGGCTGCCCTGGCTACAGTCATTTCTCAGGCTTCTATGAGTATTTACCTGATATACTACTTTTTGAGCGGTAACAGTACTCTGGTCTTGAGGCTCAAGAATCTCAAAATTATTCCGGATATTTTTAAGGAAACCATGACCATTGGGGCCAGTTCCTTTGCCCGACAGGCCTCTGCCAGTATTATGGTGGTCATCATCAATAACAGTCTGGCCTTTTATGGTGGGGATTTGACTATTGCCGTTTTCGGTGTAATAAATCGGCTTTTGATGTTTGCCTTCATGCCTATGTTTGGAGTAGTGCAGGGATTACAGCCAATTCTAGGATTTAACTACGGTGCCGGTCAGCCGGATCGGGTGAGGAGTTCTATCCAGCTTTCTATTCTGGTAACTACGGGTATGTCTGTTTTTGCTTTTTTAGCTTTTATGCTTTTTCCAGAGCATCTTATACGATTGTTCAGCACGGAACAGGAGCTGATAGAGATGGGGACTCAAGCTATACGCATCATTTGCCTGGCTTTTCCGGTTTTAGGATATCAATTGATTGGAGCCGGTATTTATCAGGCTCTGGGGAAACCCCTGCCTGCCATGGTTTTGTCTTTGTCCCGGCAGGTGCTGTTCTTCATCCCCATGGTGCTGCTGCTGCCCTTATTCTTTGATCTGCAGGGGGTTTGGGTGGCCTTTCCCGCGGCAGATATTCTAGCCTTTACAGTAACCTTTTTCTTGGTAAGGGGAGAGATGAGACTGCTTAAAAATGAAATGATTCTCAACGGCCAATGGAAGGAGCGTCAAGATGTCACCTAA
- the lepA gene encoding translation elongation factor 4 has protein sequence MSPKNIRNFCIIAHIDHGKSTLADRLLEKTGALTQREMKEQVLDSMDLERERGITIKLQAVRLVYRAKDGEEYILNLIDTPGHVDFTYEVSRSLAACEGALLIVDAAQGMEAQTLANAYLALEHGLEIIPVINKIDLPSADPQRVKRELEETLALDASEALLVSAKEGTGTEEVLEAVVKRISPPEDSDQESLRSLIFDSHYDPYRGVIAYIRVKEGTIQKGQKIKLMNTGKVFEVSETGIFLPAMTSVSSLSSGDVGYVIAGIKNVAEAQVGDTITSEANPGQTPLAGYRKVVPMVYCGLFPLENTEFDEVREALEKLKLNDAALSYEPETSAALGFGFRCGFLGLLHMEIVQERLEREYGLNLITTAPNVIYRIILKDGQETFIDNPSNYPPVGDIERVEEPFVQAGILVPGDYVGTVMELCQDKRGNYETMNYMETGRVMLTYSMPLAEIIFDFFDQLKSKTRGYASLDYKLTGYKMSHLSLVDILVNNQKVDALSFIVHRERAFQRGKDMVERLKKMIPRQLFEVPIQAVVGNKVLARETIKALGKNVTDKCYGGDITRKRKLWEKQKMGKKRMKQVGNVQIPQEAFMAVLNVDK, from the coding sequence ATGTCACCTAAAAATATAAGAAACTTTTGTATAATTGCTCATATAGATCACGGAAAGTCTACTCTAGCGGACCGTCTCCTGGAAAAAACCGGAGCCCTGACCCAAAGGGAAATGAAAGAACAGGTCTTGGATTCCATGGACCTGGAGCGGGAACGGGGTATTACTATTAAACTACAGGCGGTTCGTCTGGTATACCGGGCTAAAGATGGAGAGGAATATATTTTAAACTTAATAGATACCCCTGGACATGTGGATTTTACCTATGAGGTGTCCCGAAGCCTGGCAGCTTGTGAAGGGGCCCTTTTGATTGTGGATGCCGCCCAGGGTATGGAAGCTCAGACTCTGGCCAATGCTTATCTGGCTCTGGAACATGGCCTGGAAATCATTCCAGTAATCAATAAAATAGATTTGCCCAGTGCTGACCCCCAGCGGGTAAAAAGGGAATTGGAGGAGACTCTGGCCCTGGACGCCTCCGAAGCCCTTTTGGTTTCTGCCAAAGAAGGTACGGGAACCGAAGAAGTTTTGGAGGCTGTTGTAAAGAGAATATCGCCTCCTGAGGATTCAGACCAGGAATCTCTCCGTTCTTTAATCTTCGACTCCCATTATGATCCTTACCGGGGGGTTATAGCCTATATAAGAGTAAAGGAAGGGACAATTCAAAAGGGACAGAAAATAAAGCTGATGAATACCGGCAAGGTCTTTGAAGTGAGTGAAACAGGAATTTTTCTGCCGGCCATGACTTCGGTTTCCTCCCTTTCTTCAGGGGATGTGGGTTATGTAATCGCCGGAATTAAAAATGTGGCGGAGGCTCAAGTGGGGGATACTATTACCTCTGAGGCTAATCCTGGGCAGACTCCCCTAGCCGGTTATCGCAAAGTGGTGCCCATGGTATACTGCGGCCTTTTTCCTCTGGAGAACACAGAATTTGATGAGGTGAGGGAGGCACTGGAAAAACTAAAATTAAACGATGCGGCCCTTTCCTATGAACCGGAAACTTCAGCTGCTTTGGGTTTTGGTTTCCGCTGTGGGTTTTTGGGCCTTCTGCATATGGAGATTGTTCAGGAACGGCTGGAGCGGGAATACGGTCTAAATTTGATTACTACTGCTCCCAATGTAATATACAGGATTATCCTTAAAGACGGGCAGGAAACCTTTATCGATAACCCCTCAAACTACCCCCCAGTAGGGGATATAGAGCGGGTTGAGGAACCCTTCGTTCAGGCGGGTATTCTAGTGCCCGGAGATTACGTAGGAACTGTGATGGAGCTTTGTCAGGACAAGAGGGGTAATTATGAAACTATGAATTACATGGAAACCGGCAGAGTCATGCTTACCTATTCTATGCCTCTGGCGGAAATCATTTTCGACTTTTTCGACCAATTAAAATCTAAAACTCGGGGGTATGCTTCCCTGGATTACAAATTAACAGGTTACAAGATGTCCCATCTATCACTGGTTGATATCCTGGTTAATAACCAAAAAGTAGATGCCCTTTCCTTTATCGTTCATCGGGAAAGAGCCTTTCAGCGGGGGAAAGATATGGTGGAGCGGCTGAAGAAAATGATCCCCCGGCAGTTGTTTGAAGTTCCCATTCAGGCGGTGGTGGGAAATAAGGTTCTGGCCCGGGAAACCATCAAGGCCTTAGGAAAGAATGTCACCGACAAATGTTATGGTGGAGATATTACCCGAAAAAGGAAACTCTGGGAGAAACAAAAAATGGGGAAAAAACGAATGAAACAAGTGGGCAATGTTCAAATCCCCCAGGAGGCCTTTATGGCTGTGCTCAATGTTGACAAATAG
- a CDS encoding glucose-6-phosphate isomerase, which yields MENNITLDCSGAEDYFKEHELDYLRPKITAAHQLLHNLEGPGSEYAGWIDWPLRFDQEELQRIQQVGQKIKEKAEVFVIIGIGGSYLGARSALELLTHSFYNGLTREERQGPEIYFAGHNISPLYLTQLLEVIKNKDVYINVVSKSGTTLEPALAFRVLKSLIEQQHGKKGAGERIFATTDQAKGALKILAEKEGYETFTVPDDVGGRFSVLTPVGLLPMAVGGINLEEIMAGARRGCELFSKSDIENNPSYLYGAIRNLLYQKGKTIELLVNYEPSLYYFGEWWKQLFGESEGKDHKGIFPAAMNFSTDLHSLGQYVQDGYRNLFLTTLWIEKPAVDMNIFEQEDNLDGLNYLSLKTIYHVNEKAFQGTAQAHIEGGVPNLKISVPQISPYYYGQMVYFFEKACGMSGYLLGVNPFDQPGVEAYKKNMFKLLGKP from the coding sequence ATGGAAAATAATATTACCTTGGATTGCAGCGGAGCAGAGGATTATTTTAAGGAGCATGAGTTAGATTACTTAAGACCCAAAATAACTGCAGCTCACCAACTGCTGCACAACCTGGAGGGCCCCGGCAGTGAATATGCCGGTTGGATTGACTGGCCCCTGCGCTTTGATCAAGAGGAATTACAGCGAATTCAACAGGTAGGACAAAAGATAAAAGAAAAAGCCGAAGTGTTTGTAATAATCGGCATCGGGGGTTCATATCTGGGAGCCCGATCGGCATTGGAACTGTTAACTCACAGCTTTTATAACGGACTTACCAGAGAAGAACGTCAAGGTCCGGAAATATATTTTGCTGGTCATAATATCAGCCCCCTTTACCTTACCCAATTATTGGAGGTCATAAAGAACAAAGATGTCTATATCAACGTGGTATCCAAATCTGGCACCACTCTGGAACCAGCCCTGGCTTTCCGAGTTTTAAAAAGCTTAATTGAACAGCAGCACGGTAAAAAAGGGGCCGGAGAAAGGATTTTTGCCACCACCGACCAGGCAAAGGGAGCCCTGAAGATACTGGCGGAGAAGGAAGGCTATGAAACCTTTACAGTACCTGATGATGTAGGGGGACGATTTTCCGTGCTGACGCCGGTGGGCCTTTTGCCCATGGCTGTAGGAGGCATAAACCTGGAGGAAATAATGGCTGGAGCCCGCAGGGGCTGTGAACTCTTTAGTAAAAGCGATATAGAAAATAACCCCAGCTACCTGTATGGGGCTATAAGAAATTTACTATATCAAAAGGGGAAAACTATAGAGCTTTTAGTGAACTATGAACCCTCCCTTTATTACTTTGGAGAATGGTGGAAACAACTATTTGGGGAAAGTGAAGGAAAAGATCATAAGGGGATTTTCCCGGCGGCCATGAACTTTTCTACAGACCTGCATTCCCTGGGACAATATGTTCAAGATGGTTACCGAAACCTTTTTTTGACCACCCTTTGGATAGAAAAACCTGCGGTGGATATGAACATTTTTGAACAGGAGGATAACCTGGACGGACTGAACTACCTTTCTTTGAAAACCATATATCATGTAAATGAAAAAGCCTTCCAGGGCACCGCTCAGGCCCATATAGAAGGCGGTGTTCCCAACCTTAAAATCTCTGTTCCCCAGATCAGCCCTTACTATTATGGTCAGATGGTATACTTTTTTGAAAAGGCCTGTGGAATGAGCGGTTATTTACTGGGAGTTAACCCCTTTGACCAACCGGGAGTAGAGGCCTACAAGAAAAATATGTTTAAACTATTGGGGAAACCATAA
- a CDS encoding glycosyltransferase, whose amino-acid sequence MKKVQVLKKSYKDYLQFLEEDDREEMDQLLKKLQGKKIAMINATEFGGGVAEILHSFIPLMQDMGLDIDWWVMHGEKEFFNVTKAFHNCLQGDDACLEQQTIDTFFKYSQLNANKILNWEYDFVVIHDPQPLGLVAWRKAPDISRWIWRCHIDTSTPNLDYWNYLQHYIQQYDAVIFTMEDFVGEGLDAGRLYFITPPIDPLSYKNIPLEKEEAKKIIDRFGIDSNRPLITQISRFDPWKDPLGVIEVYKIVRKEFPSVQLALVGSMASDDPEGWDYLYMALRRAGEDYDIKIVTNFNGVSNLEVNAFQKASDIVLQKSIKEGFGLTVSEALWKGTPVIGGNTGGIRLQIEDGITGYLVDTVEECAEKVLTLLRNPALAEEMAAAGFEKVRKEFLITTNILKYLRLFNDLL is encoded by the coding sequence TTGAAAAAAGTTCAGGTTTTAAAAAAAAGTTATAAAGATTATCTGCAATTTTTGGAGGAAGATGACCGTGAAGAAATGGATCAACTGTTAAAAAAGCTGCAGGGCAAAAAAATTGCTATGATCAACGCCACGGAATTTGGCGGCGGAGTGGCGGAAATATTACATTCCTTCATACCACTAATGCAAGATATGGGCCTGGATATAGACTGGTGGGTTATGCATGGAGAAAAAGAATTTTTCAATGTAACAAAAGCATTTCACAACTGTCTCCAGGGGGATGATGCCTGCCTGGAACAGCAAACTATCGATACCTTCTTTAAATACAGCCAGCTAAATGCCAATAAAATATTGAACTGGGAGTACGACTTTGTAGTAATTCACGACCCTCAGCCCTTGGGCCTGGTGGCCTGGAGAAAAGCACCGGATATATCCCGCTGGATATGGAGATGCCACATTGACACCTCCACGCCAAATCTTGATTATTGGAATTATCTACAGCATTACATCCAGCAGTATGACGCTGTTATTTTTACCATGGAGGATTTCGTTGGAGAGGGATTGGATGCGGGCCGTTTATACTTCATCACTCCCCCCATCGATCCCTTAAGCTATAAAAATATCCCCCTGGAAAAGGAAGAAGCTAAAAAAATTATCGATCGTTTCGGGATTGATAGTAACCGACCTTTAATTACCCAGATTTCCCGGTTTGATCCCTGGAAAGACCCCTTGGGAGTCATCGAAGTCTATAAAATTGTCCGAAAGGAATTCCCCAGCGTTCAGCTGGCCCTGGTAGGCTCCATGGCCAGCGACGATCCTGAGGGTTGGGATTACCTGTACATGGCCCTGCGCCGGGCCGGGGAGGACTACGATATAAAAATTGTAACCAATTTCAACGGCGTTTCCAACCTGGAGGTTAATGCCTTCCAAAAGGCTTCGGATATCGTTTTGCAAAAATCCATCAAAGAAGGTTTTGGTCTTACGGTATCAGAAGCCCTGTGGAAAGGTACCCCGGTGATTGGAGGCAATACCGGAGGAATCCGCCTGCAAATTGAAGATGGGATAACAGGCTACCTGGTGGATACTGTTGAGGAATGTGCCGAAAAGGTTCTTACCCTGCTGAGAAACCCCGCTCTGGCAGAGGAAATGGCTGCTGCAGGCTTTGAAAAAGTCCGGAAGGAATTTCTGATTACCACAAATATATTAAAATATTTGAGATTATTTAATGACCTGCTTTAA
- the treZ gene encoding malto-oligosyltrehalose trehalohydrolase — MKSLVAEKPMGASILDREKQMVEFRVFAYDKKGVSLLIKSGEEEQLVTMKQEEPHIYSTVVEGKGLELLYKYRIKEEGDFPDPCSHYQPQGIHGFSQVVDHDTYQWQDDHWEGLELEEMIIYEMHVGTFTPKGTFRAAVDRLDYLLDLGINTLELMPVVQTPGKWNWGYDGANFFSVNNNYGDPDDLKFLVDSCHQKGISVLLDVVYNHLGPEGNYLPVYGPYFTDKYDTPWGSAVNFDDEYCNKTRQMVLENLRHWLEVYRFDGLRLDAVNAIKDESLLHILQEIASLTKDLSQRLGRKKWVIAETDENDVKVINPPQNGGYGIDAQWMDDLHHTIHTILTGEDKGYYMDYGKIEGLVKLYKNYLYTGEYSHFWGRDRGTDAHINPGRQFVVALQTHDQVGNRAKGERLSSLVDYNYVKTAAGLIFFSPYVPLIFMGEEYAEKNPFLFFTDFEDSQLKEAVSQGRRKEFEKFGWEDISDPEEDDTFYRSRLTPPEKWNQQNRWMFNFYRDLINLRKTNFVLKALDKTNLTVSVQRETRVVEILRQRGGKKLVGLFNLGKNDTYHHHTGKCLLSSEWKLYGGAQQEGEGSSRLLKGSMVILEL; from the coding sequence ATGAAATCATTAGTAGCTGAAAAACCAATGGGAGCAAGTATTTTGGACCGGGAGAAACAGATGGTTGAGTTTCGGGTTTTTGCTTATGATAAAAAAGGAGTTAGCCTTTTAATAAAAAGCGGGGAAGAAGAACAGTTGGTTACTATGAAGCAGGAGGAACCCCACATTTACAGTACTGTGGTAGAAGGAAAAGGATTGGAGTTATTATACAAGTATCGGATTAAAGAGGAGGGGGATTTTCCTGATCCCTGCTCCCATTACCAGCCCCAGGGAATCCATGGTTTTTCTCAGGTGGTAGACCACGATACATATCAGTGGCAGGACGATCATTGGGAAGGGCTGGAACTGGAGGAAATGATTATTTACGAAATGCATGTTGGCACCTTTACTCCAAAGGGCACCTTTAGGGCTGCGGTAGACCGTCTTGATTATCTTTTGGACTTGGGGATAAACACGCTGGAGTTAATGCCGGTGGTTCAGACCCCGGGGAAGTGGAATTGGGGTTATGACGGAGCTAATTTTTTTAGTGTAAATAATAATTACGGGGACCCTGATGATTTAAAATTCCTGGTGGACAGCTGTCATCAGAAGGGAATTTCTGTTCTGTTGGACGTTGTATACAACCATCTGGGCCCTGAGGGAAATTACCTGCCGGTGTATGGCCCTTATTTTACCGATAAATATGATACTCCCTGGGGCTCAGCAGTGAATTTTGACGATGAATACTGTAATAAAACTCGTCAAATGGTCCTGGAAAACCTGCGGCATTGGCTGGAGGTATATCGTTTCGACGGCCTCCGGCTGGATGCAGTAAATGCCATAAAAGATGAGAGTCTATTACATATTCTTCAGGAAATCGCTTCTTTGACGAAGGATCTTTCCCAAAGGCTTGGGAGAAAAAAATGGGTGATTGCGGAGACGGACGAAAATGACGTAAAGGTAATCAACCCACCCCAAAATGGTGGTTACGGTATAGACGCCCAGTGGATGGATGACCTGCACCACACCATTCACACCATACTTACTGGAGAAGATAAAGGTTACTATATGGACTATGGCAAAATCGAAGGCCTGGTCAAGTTATATAAGAATTATCTTTATACCGGAGAGTATTCTCATTTTTGGGGTAGAGACCGGGGAACTGATGCTCATATAAACCCGGGCAGGCAGTTTGTGGTAGCACTTCAGACCCACGACCAGGTGGGTAACCGGGCTAAAGGGGAGCGTCTATCATCTCTAGTAGATTATAACTATGTAAAGACAGCGGCCGGATTGATTTTCTTTTCCCCTTACGTCCCTCTAATATTTATGGGGGAGGAGTATGCCGAAAAAAATCCATTCTTGTTCTTCACAGATTTTGAAGATTCCCAGTTGAAGGAGGCTGTATCCCAGGGAAGAAGAAAGGAATTTGAAAAGTTTGGGTGGGAGGATATATCAGATCCCGAAGAAGACGATACTTTCTATCGATCTCGCTTAACCCCCCCAGAAAAATGGAATCAGCAGAACCGGTGGATGTTCAATTTCTACCGGGATCTAATTAATTTAAGGAAAACAAATTTTGTTCTGAAAGCCCTGGATAAAACGAATCTTACGGTAAGTGTACAAAGAGAAACCCGGGTGGTAGAAATTCTCCGCCAAAGAGGAGGAAAAAAGCTGGTTGGCCTGTTTAACCTGGGGAAAAATGATACCTACCATCACCACACCGGGAAATGTCTTTTGAGCTCAGAATGGAAATTATACGGCGGTGCTCAGCAGGAGGGTGAAGGCAGCAGCCGCCTTTTAAAGGGAAGCATGGTTATACTGGAGCTGTAA
- a CDS encoding polysaccharide deacetylase family protein translates to MKNIYVILAFHAHELLWDLPKMLLSPLEEGNPMKDTFQDENYIKKRKKEGRDIYAMCSKFGDRLEAPLCVEYTNELLHQIKEVIPETFKMMQEDYRRGRLYPLYGHAHHTHVSLMEEEEITQETVWNMQYLHDFMGVPYPKYKGLFPSEASLTHHKLAGISKANIDYVIFPHLEEGKVPFSLEGDGDHQYLPFLLRTETKNLLAFPRNFPISQEIWRPITKMKRDKVKNQGYMLGDYAVFKEEYFSDQQEQFPIDMKDGVELYKSVLRKEMENSPPNGVLVYIQDLELMDFGDIALEIMEKAWKELLQEESQRFNIKFVTPDQYIDNVLKPTGIKNLPEVKFYDINWAPEIRLVLRVDGHYPPIGVTGVDRYDRDKTGLYQYPHAFWEYGKYYCQIFDILLKNFNVNIHLPIHGAWMNHMERELVFRDNIEVKTVLYHRIMKRACNWGWRPTEGRQKLSCLKGYLICSELLEKLKKHPPELVLNRRPEAINLKNFVGLLEILDTIIDGRINYLKFGLEQMTAQKGIDLKRAYTPIESVFQWKEKAVRKIVELYEVNKKDTDFLSETEETLTLLQEYSQAVFMSTDYIQKIWSEVPDVEFMVDHMYYYLYNLYPPSFPKMMERVDHMSTQEIDRYFSKKKELITAPV, encoded by the coding sequence ATGAAAAATATTTATGTAATCCTGGCTTTTCACGCCCATGAGCTGCTGTGGGATCTTCCAAAAATGCTGCTCTCCCCCCTGGAGGAGGGCAATCCCATGAAGGACACCTTTCAGGATGAAAATTACATTAAAAAAAGAAAAAAGGAGGGGCGGGATATTTATGCCATGTGCAGTAAGTTCGGAGACCGATTGGAGGCACCCCTCTGCGTAGAATATACCAACGAGCTTTTGCACCAGATTAAAGAAGTAATCCCAGAGACCTTTAAAATGATGCAGGAGGACTACCGCCGAGGCAGGCTGTACCCCCTGTACGGCCATGCCCATCATACCCATGTTTCCCTGATGGAAGAAGAGGAAATAACCCAGGAAACTGTGTGGAACATGCAGTACCTCCACGACTTTATGGGAGTTCCTTATCCCAAATACAAAGGACTCTTCCCCAGTGAAGCTTCCCTAACCCATCATAAGCTGGCAGGTATTTCCAAAGCAAATATAGACTATGTCATCTTTCCGCACCTGGAGGAGGGAAAAGTGCCTTTTTCCCTGGAGGGAGACGGAGACCACCAATACCTGCCCTTCCTGCTTCGTACGGAGACTAAAAATCTGCTGGCTTTCCCCCGAAATTTCCCTATATCCCAAGAAATCTGGCGTCCCATTACTAAAATGAAAAGAGATAAAGTAAAAAACCAGGGATACATGCTGGGTGACTATGCAGTATTTAAAGAGGAATACTTTTCTGACCAGCAGGAACAATTTCCTATTGATATGAAAGATGGGGTGGAGCTGTACAAATCGGTGCTCAGGAAGGAAATGGAAAACTCCCCCCCTAACGGAGTTCTTGTGTACATTCAAGACCTGGAACTGATGGATTTCGGGGATATAGCCCTGGAAATAATGGAAAAAGCCTGGAAAGAGCTGCTGCAGGAGGAATCCCAGCGCTTTAATATCAAATTTGTTACCCCTGACCAATATATAGATAATGTGCTGAAGCCAACAGGCATTAAAAACCTTCCGGAGGTTAAGTTTTATGACATAAACTGGGCTCCGGAAATCAGGCTGGTGTTAAGAGTAGACGGTCACTATCCACCCATTGGGGTAACCGGGGTAGACAGATATGACCGGGACAAAACAGGACTGTATCAGTATCCCCATGCTTTCTGGGAATATGGTAAGTACTACTGCCAAATATTTGACATACTTTTGAAGAATTTCAATGTGAATATCCACCTGCCTATTCACGGCGCCTGGATGAACCACATGGAACGGGAACTGGTCTTCCGGGACAATATAGAGGTTAAGACTGTATTGTATCACCGAATTATGAAGAGGGCCTGCAACTGGGGTTGGCGGCCCACCGAAGGCAGACAAAAACTCTCATGCCTGAAAGGATATTTAATCTGTTCCGAACTTCTTGAAAAACTGAAAAAACATCCACCAGAGCTGGTACTGAACCGAAGGCCAGAGGCCATAAACTTGAAAAATTTTGTAGGGCTGTTGGAAATACTGGACACCATTATAGATGGACGGATAAACTACCTAAAATTCGGTTTAGAACAGATGACAGCCCAAAAAGGTATAGATTTAAAAAGAGCTTATACCCCCATTGAATCCGTTTTCCAATGGAAAGAAAAAGCTGTGAGAAAAATAGTTGAACTATATGAAGTAAATAAAAAGGATACGGATTTCCTATCCGAAACGGAGGAAACCCTGACCCTGCTGCAGGAATATTCTCAAGCAGTGTTTATGTCTACTGATTATATTCAAAAGATTTGGTCGGAGGTGCCTGATGTAGAGTTTATGGTAGATCATATGTATTACTATCTTTACAACCTCTATCCCCCCTCTTTTCCAAAAATGATGGAAAGGGTTGATCATATGTCCACGCAAGAGATTGACCGATATTTTTCCAAAAAAAAGGAGCTTATTACAGCTCCAGTATAA